One Polyangia bacterium genomic window carries:
- a CDS encoding hybrid sensor histidine kinase/response regulator has translation MQSQALADTPNDPAERRILIVEDDEDIRKTLESILVGEGFHVDMCTDGRAALSTLASSTIPDLIILDLRMPTMDGWQFRVQQKNDPALALIPVIAISADASPQAAAVDAAAYLRKPFDYSVLMKTIDHVLVAFDRRRVRSRLSELETQGAEMRRLKNAFIGNLSYEIRTPMNALLSLTQLIRDGLAGPLTPEQRRYLEVIARNGEGVLNLMSRILDLANLEDGTLAMSPEEVNLQNMVQAAVASQMADLRAKQLALIVNVPADFPRVRADSFRLSQTVRYLVDNAIKFTEQGTLKIDADASADGRWVNLHVSDTGIGIPESMLPLLFDGFYQVDHREERRHPGAGLGLTLIDRLVRAMGGRVSVESKVGTGSRFTLTLPCVAASGETRG, from the coding sequence ATGCAGTCGCAAGCGCTAGCAGACACGCCCAACGACCCCGCCGAAAGACGGATCCTGATCGTCGAGGACGACGAGGACATCCGCAAGACATTGGAATCGATCCTCGTCGGAGAGGGATTTCACGTCGACATGTGCACCGATGGTCGCGCGGCGCTGTCGACGCTGGCTTCCTCCACCATTCCCGACCTGATCATCTTGGACCTGCGCATGCCGACGATGGACGGTTGGCAGTTTCGCGTGCAGCAGAAGAACGATCCGGCCCTGGCGTTGATCCCGGTCATCGCCATTTCTGCCGACGCCAGCCCGCAAGCGGCGGCGGTGGACGCTGCGGCGTATCTCCGCAAGCCGTTCGACTACTCGGTGCTGATGAAGACCATCGATCACGTGCTGGTGGCGTTCGATCGGCGGCGCGTGCGGTCGCGCCTGTCGGAATTGGAGACACAGGGGGCGGAGATGCGGCGCCTGAAGAACGCCTTCATCGGGAACCTCAGCTACGAGATCCGCACGCCGATGAACGCGCTGCTGTCGCTGACGCAGCTGATCCGCGATGGCCTGGCCGGTCCCCTGACGCCCGAACAGCGCCGCTACCTGGAGGTGATCGCCCGCAACGGCGAAGGCGTCTTGAACCTGATGAGCCGCATTCTTGATCTGGCGAACCTGGAAGACGGGACACTGGCGATGTCGCCCGAAGAGGTGAACCTCCAGAACATGGTGCAGGCCGCGGTTGCGTCGCAGATGGCCGACCTGCGCGCCAAACAGCTGGCCCTGATCGTCAACGTGCCGGCCGATTTTCCGCGCGTGCGCGCCGATTCCTTTCGCTTGAGCCAGACCGTGCGTTATCTGGTCGACAACGCGATCAAGTTCACCGAGCAGGGAACGCTGAAGATCGACGCCGACGCCTCGGCGGATGGGCGCTGGGTCAACCTGCACGTCTCCGACACCGGCATCGGCATTCCGGAGTCGATGCTGCCTCTGCTGTTCGACGGGTTTTATCAGGTCGACCACCGTGAGGAGCGGCGACACCCGGGCGCGGGATTGGGGCTGACGTTGATCGATCGGCTGGTACGAGCCATGGGCGGTCGGGTCTCGGTCGAGTCGAAGGTGGGAACCGGTTCACGCTTCACGCTGACCTTGCCGTGCGTCGCCGCCAGCGGAGAGACCCGGGGCTAG
- a CDS encoding ribonuclease H-like domain-containing protein, with protein sequence MSGDDTYLVLDIETIPDRDLFTPPEPVAGMDRPFPPLYACRPVVLGVMWLDADLCCKRIGTFGESKDEVGMMSDFADFMTKWKPHLVTWNGRSFDLPVLALRALRHGLPFGWYYRGVGYRYRFSEEGHLDLCDVLADHGAAKMTSLDGAARVIGLPGKDGVDGSQVEGLFNAGQIEALRRYCLSDVAQTAFVLLRYRLVAGDLDRDAYRKAATGLLAALEADGRFPRLLDGVDRRRLLLGD encoded by the coding sequence ATGAGTGGCGACGACACCTACCTGGTGCTGGACATCGAGACCATCCCCGATCGCGATCTGTTCACGCCGCCCGAACCGGTGGCGGGGATGGACCGTCCCTTCCCCCCGCTTTACGCCTGCCGCCCGGTGGTGCTGGGCGTGATGTGGTTAGACGCCGACCTTTGCTGCAAACGCATCGGCACCTTCGGCGAAAGCAAGGACGAGGTCGGGATGATGTCCGATTTCGCGGACTTCATGACCAAGTGGAAACCGCACCTGGTGACCTGGAACGGACGCAGCTTCGATCTGCCGGTGCTGGCCTTGCGCGCCCTGCGCCACGGGTTGCCGTTCGGATGGTATTACCGAGGCGTCGGCTACCGCTATCGATTCTCCGAGGAGGGGCACCTGGATCTGTGCGACGTCCTGGCCGATCACGGCGCCGCCAAGATGACGTCGCTGGACGGCGCCGCGCGGGTGATCGGCCTGCCCGGCAAGGACGGCGTCGACGGCAGCCAGGTCGAAGGACTGTTCAACGCCGGGCAGATCGAAGCCTTGCGCCGCTATTGCCTGTCGGACGTCGCGCAGACGGCGTTCGTGCTGCTGCGCTATCGGTTGGTGGCCGGCGATCTGGACCGCGACGCCTACCGCAAAGCCGCCACCGGCCTGCTGGCGGCGCTGGAAGCGGACGGACGGTTTCCGCGGTTGCTGGACGGCGTGGATCGGCGGCGGTTGTTGCTTGGCGACTGA
- a CDS encoding DNA-3-methyladenine glycosylase, with the protein MATEPPAPLPREFYERQTATVARALLGKLLVRRTPAGSHVARIVEVEAYLGVRDAASHARRGPTPRAAIMFGPPGFLYVYLIYGMHHCMNVVTEIDGTAGAVLIRAAEPLAGFSTDGASAQGRGLLSGPGKVCAALAITLRDKGIDLTQSGAFFVADDGARPPKRATSARIGVDYAGQWAARKLRFYVPGHPSVSGKPR; encoded by the coding sequence TTGGCGACTGAACCACCGGCGCCACTGCCGCGGGAATTTTACGAGCGTCAAACGGCGACAGTGGCGCGCGCACTGCTAGGAAAGCTCTTGGTGCGCCGCACGCCCGCCGGTTCGCATGTGGCCCGCATCGTCGAGGTGGAGGCGTACCTGGGCGTGCGCGACGCGGCTTCTCACGCGCGGCGCGGACCGACGCCGCGGGCGGCGATCATGTTCGGCCCACCAGGATTTTTGTACGTCTACCTGATCTACGGCATGCACCACTGCATGAACGTCGTCACCGAAATCGACGGCACCGCCGGCGCGGTGTTGATCCGCGCCGCCGAACCGCTGGCCGGGTTTTCCACCGACGGCGCGTCGGCGCAAGGACGGGGGCTGCTCAGCGGACCCGGCAAGGTGTGCGCGGCGCTGGCGATCACCCTGCGCGACAAAGGCATCGATCTCACTCAGTCCGGCGCGTTCTTCGTCGCCGACGACGGCGCCCGCCCGCCCAAGCGCGCCACGTCGGCGCGCATCGGCGTGGACTATGCCGGCCAGTGGGCGGCGCGCAAGCTACGCTTTTATGTGCCCGGCCATCCGTCTGTTTCGGGCAAACCGCGCTGA
- a CDS encoding SRPBCC family protein — protein sequence MDGREPVTRSANLPGLKPATLFAVVTDFPAYPRLFPEIKAVRVLSRTPAGAGGGEIVRVEFKAQVVLAVRYVLDLVCRLESAEPVAAFTVDWTYVEGEIVTESQGGWRFVSQGDGTMMSYRASLSVRAPLPGFMLRKVTDGLVAASLPAMFKAIEGEARGRPIAG from the coding sequence ATGGACGGAAGAGAGCCGGTCACCCGCAGCGCGAATCTGCCCGGTCTGAAACCGGCGACGTTGTTTGCCGTGGTGACCGACTTTCCCGCCTACCCACGCCTGTTCCCTGAAATCAAAGCGGTGCGGGTGCTATCGCGAACGCCCGCCGGGGCCGGCGGCGGCGAGATCGTGCGCGTCGAGTTCAAGGCGCAGGTGGTGCTGGCCGTGCGCTACGTTTTGGATCTGGTCTGCCGACTGGAATCCGCCGAGCCGGTGGCCGCGTTCACGGTCGACTGGACGTACGTCGAAGGCGAGATCGTCACCGAATCCCAAGGTGGCTGGCGGTTCGTCTCCCAAGGTGACGGGACGATGATGTCTTATCGCGCGTCGCTGAGCGTTCGGGCGCCGCTGCCAGGATTCATGCTGCGCAAGGTGACGGATGGGCTGGTGGCGGCGTCGTTGCCGGCGATGTTCAAGGCGATCGAAGGGGAAGCGCGCGGTCGGCCAATCGCTGGCTGA
- a CDS encoding M1 family aminopeptidase — translation MQRPFAPPDTKLQFTGDRPVRVVHVRLEFELNLGTRTLDGLATLTLAARRAQVTSFVLDAVEMNIREVSLDGKAAAFDYDGQTLRLRPPRPLDADAEIKVAVRYRCSPRRGLYFMGPDAGNPNRPLQCWTQGQDDDSRYYWPCIDAPIEKATTEVICTAPTGNFVLSNGDLHEQRDLPGGKTRWHYVLDFPHPSYLVTLVCGPFETIKDRAPATGVDTYYFVPPGREADGRRSFSRTPQLIDLFSKTLGVPYPHKRYSQIAVPDFIFGGMENTTATTLTDLCLLDERAALDHDVEALVSHELAHQWWGDLVTCREWSEAWLNEGFATYFEYIWREHIKGRDEADVDLLTDAEGYFNEAGRYQRPVVCRQYDEPIHIFDAHLYEKGGRVLHMVRNLLGDEVFFRALKLYAERHGRGSVETRDLARAIEDVSGHNVDEMFDRWLDRPGHPELEASWQWDHDRKVGVLRVEQKQTISADAPPFKFRTLLRLEIDGQERDEPVVIDQALHAFELPLPARPTQVIFDPGDVILKSIKMDKPRLLWQRQLQTARLGIDRVLAVAGISRLVEPDSVKALGGALRDDRFWAVRAAAARALGRMRRSDALDLLLATIDDPHPRVRRGVVAGLGEYRGDDRAAGALARLLEKGDPSYFVEAEAAHSLGKTRTPIALLLLPGVAARKSFQDMVRTRAIEGLGASGDERAVALVKAEWRVGGPFQPRRAVVSALAELGTGTAASRDAREFIEGCLLDPDFRVRGEAAAALARLGQGEAVPAIERALLAEMDGRSKRRMKDAIRDLKEGGKPAEQLRKAQDEIDRLRGETAQLRERLEKLEARVDHTRGPRGNGSTGDEKGPAAKPKRPRPLSRRGQRPHRPVRR, via the coding sequence ATGCAACGTCCTTTCGCCCCACCCGACACCAAGCTGCAATTCACCGGCGACCGTCCCGTGCGCGTCGTGCACGTCCGGTTGGAGTTCGAGCTCAACCTTGGCACGCGCACGCTGGACGGGCTGGCCACGCTGACCCTGGCCGCCCGCCGGGCCCAGGTGACGTCGTTCGTGCTCGACGCCGTCGAGATGAACATTCGCGAGGTGTCATTGGACGGCAAGGCCGCCGCGTTCGACTACGACGGCCAGACCCTGCGCCTGCGCCCGCCGCGCCCGCTGGACGCCGACGCCGAGATCAAGGTGGCCGTGCGCTATCGCTGCTCGCCGCGCCGAGGGCTTTATTTCATGGGCCCGGACGCCGGCAACCCGAACCGGCCGCTGCAGTGCTGGACGCAGGGCCAGGACGACGACTCTCGTTACTACTGGCCGTGCATCGACGCGCCCATCGAGAAGGCCACCACGGAAGTCATCTGCACGGCGCCGACCGGAAACTTCGTGCTGTCGAATGGCGACCTGCACGAACAGCGCGATCTGCCCGGCGGCAAGACGCGCTGGCATTACGTGCTGGATTTTCCGCACCCGTCCTACCTGGTGACGCTGGTGTGCGGTCCGTTCGAGACGATCAAAGACCGCGCCCCGGCCACTGGCGTCGACACTTACTACTTCGTGCCGCCCGGCCGCGAGGCCGACGGCCGCCGCAGTTTTTCCCGCACGCCGCAGCTGATCGATCTGTTTTCCAAGACCCTCGGCGTGCCCTACCCGCACAAACGGTACAGTCAGATCGCTGTCCCCGATTTCATCTTCGGCGGTATGGAGAACACCACCGCCACCACGCTGACTGATCTGTGCCTGCTCGACGAGCGCGCCGCCCTGGACCACGACGTCGAGGCGCTGGTGTCGCACGAGCTGGCGCACCAGTGGTGGGGCGATCTGGTCACCTGCCGGGAGTGGTCCGAGGCCTGGTTGAACGAAGGCTTCGCCACCTATTTTGAATACATCTGGCGCGAGCACATCAAAGGTCGCGACGAGGCCGACGTCGATCTGCTGACCGACGCCGAGGGCTACTTCAACGAGGCCGGTCGCTATCAACGCCCGGTGGTCTGCCGCCAGTACGACGAGCCCATCCACATCTTCGACGCTCACCTGTACGAAAAAGGCGGCCGCGTCCTGCACATGGTTCGCAACCTGCTCGGCGACGAGGTCTTCTTTCGCGCCTTGAAGCTGTACGCCGAGCGCCATGGCCGCGGATCGGTGGAGACGCGTGATCTGGCCCGGGCCATCGAGGACGTCTCGGGCCACAACGTCGACGAGATGTTCGATCGCTGGCTCGACCGACCCGGCCACCCCGAGCTGGAGGCGTCCTGGCAGTGGGACCATGACCGCAAGGTGGGCGTGCTGCGCGTGGAACAGAAACAGACCATCTCGGCCGACGCGCCGCCGTTCAAATTCCGCACCCTGCTGCGGTTGGAGATCGACGGACAAGAGCGCGACGAGCCGGTGGTGATCGACCAGGCGCTGCACGCCTTCGAGCTGCCGCTTCCGGCGCGGCCGACGCAGGTGATCTTCGATCCGGGCGACGTGATCTTGAAATCAATCAAGATGGACAAGCCGCGGCTCCTCTGGCAGCGGCAGTTGCAGACGGCGCGCCTGGGGATCGATCGCGTGCTGGCGGTCGCCGGTATTTCCCGGCTGGTCGAGCCCGATTCAGTCAAGGCGCTGGGTGGCGCCTTGCGCGACGATCGCTTCTGGGCGGTGCGCGCCGCCGCGGCCCGGGCGCTCGGGCGCATGCGGCGCAGCGACGCGCTCGACTTGTTGCTGGCCACCATCGACGATCCCCATCCGCGCGTCCGGCGCGGCGTCGTCGCGGGCCTGGGCGAATACCGCGGCGACGATCGCGCGGCCGGCGCGCTGGCGCGGTTGCTGGAGAAAGGCGACCCCAGCTATTTCGTCGAGGCGGAAGCGGCGCACAGCCTGGGCAAGACGCGCACGCCGATCGCCTTGCTGCTTTTGCCGGGGGTGGCCGCGCGCAAATCGTTCCAGGACATGGTGCGCACGCGCGCCATCGAAGGCCTGGGCGCCAGCGGCGATGAGCGCGCCGTCGCCCTGGTCAAGGCCGAGTGGCGCGTGGGTGGTCCGTTCCAACCGCGCCGCGCCGTCGTCTCGGCGCTGGCGGAGCTCGGCACCGGCACCGCCGCCAGCCGCGACGCGCGCGAGTTCATCGAGGGCTGCCTGCTGGATCCAGATTTCCGCGTGCGGGGCGAAGCCGCCGCCGCGCTGGCTCGCCTGGGACAAGGCGAGGCGGTGCCGGCCATCGAGCGCGCATTACTGGCCGAGATGGACGGCCGCAGCAAGCGGCGCATGAAGGACGCCATTCGCGATCTGAAAGAAGGCGGCAAGCCCGCCGAACAGCTCCGAAAGGCTCAAGACGAGATTGATCGCCTGCGGGGCGAGACCGCGCAACTGCGTGAACGCCTGGAGAAACTGGAAGCGCGCGTTGACCACACCCGCGGTCCGCGCGGCAACGGCTCGACCGGCGACGAAAAAGGTCCGGCGGCGAAACCCAAGCGCCCCCGTCCGCTCAGCCGCCGTGGCCAACGCCCGCACCGCCCGGTCCGGCGCTAG
- a CDS encoding DHH family phosphoesterase, which translates to MRLQILYHGNCFDGCSSAGVFSRFYREQVAKEPVTITYRPLEHKGDAQAFPAGSFTGDENACVDFRYSQDPRLTWWFDHHASAFQLPGDEAHFRADATGRKFYDAAAKSCTKFLANTVAAKFGFDTTPLTELIEWAEVIDGALFPSARMAVELREPALRLMTWIENNKVPAAADWFIESLISKPLAEIAADKQVIEPLGPILAQHQHNIDVIGKAAKLEGGVVHFDVADQNIGAFNKFITYYLFPDARYSVGVTVGARAKISVGSNPWSKVPRTHEINRICERYGGGGHPVVGAVSVPKDDLPRARQIAAEIIAELQT; encoded by the coding sequence GTGCGGCTGCAGATTCTCTATCACGGCAACTGCTTTGACGGTTGCAGCTCGGCGGGCGTGTTTTCACGTTTCTATCGCGAGCAGGTGGCGAAGGAGCCGGTCACGATCACCTATCGACCGCTGGAGCACAAGGGTGACGCCCAGGCCTTTCCCGCTGGCAGCTTCACCGGCGACGAGAACGCCTGCGTCGACTTTCGTTACTCCCAGGATCCGCGGCTGACCTGGTGGTTCGATCACCACGCCTCGGCGTTTCAGCTGCCCGGCGACGAGGCGCACTTTCGCGCCGACGCTACCGGACGAAAGTTTTATGACGCCGCCGCCAAGAGCTGCACCAAGTTTTTGGCCAACACCGTGGCCGCCAAGTTCGGCTTTGACACCACCCCGCTGACCGAGCTCATCGAATGGGCAGAGGTCATCGACGGGGCACTGTTTCCCAGCGCCAGGATGGCCGTCGAATTGAGAGAGCCGGCCCTGCGTTTGATGACCTGGATTGAGAACAACAAGGTGCCGGCGGCCGCGGACTGGTTCATTGAATCGCTCATCTCCAAGCCGCTGGCAGAGATCGCCGCCGACAAGCAGGTGATCGAACCTTTGGGACCGATCCTGGCCCAGCACCAGCACAACATCGACGTCATCGGCAAGGCGGCCAAGCTGGAAGGCGGCGTGGTTCACTTTGATGTGGCTGATCAGAACATCGGCGCCTTCAACAAGTTCATCACCTACTACCTGTTCCCCGACGCGCGTTACTCGGTGGGCGTGACGGTGGGCGCGCGCGCGAAGATTTCCGTGGGATCCAATCCCTGGTCCAAGGTTCCGCGCACGCACGAGATCAACCGCATCTGCGAACGCTACGGCGGCGGCGGGCATCCAGTGGTGGGTGCCGTGTCGGTGCCGAAGGACGATCTGCCGCGCGCGCGGCAGATCGCCGCCGAGATCATCGCTGAACTGCAGACCTGA
- the aspS gene encoding aspartate--tRNA ligase, with amino-acid sequence MAEFLTELKRTHNCGALRAGDAGKRVVLFGWVAARRDHGGCVFIDLRDRAGITQVVFEPDVDSAAHARAGELRSEFCVGIAGMVNDRGDKKNPNLPTGAVEIKADALTIFSTSETPPFEINDGTLAGESVRLKHRYLDLRRPALQKNFLTRSTIYQTTRRTLAENGFAEIETPFMVKYTPGGARNFLVPSRLNAGQFYALAESPQIFKQLFMVSGFDRYFQIVRCFRDEDLRLDRQPEFTQIDLEMSFVVEEDVQGIMEKLMAALWKDVLGVDLALPFVRLTHAEAIGKYGSDKPDLRFEMPLFDVTDAVKAHQGGGVPLLQSTIAVPSAVVKGWRLPAVQAGQMPRSDLDKLEEFAKGFGARGLARAKVAAGGAWTQSPMKTISDGLRTRINTIAGAEEGDLLFFQFGGKKLVNAVLGGLRLHLAAKFNLIPGGQWRFLWVTEFPLFEAADDGHLVASHHPFTSPDSADIEKLETDPGAVRARAYDLVLNGNEIAGGSIRIHRSDVQARVFRALGLSDEDAKAKFGFLLEAFKYGPPPHGGIAAGVDRLAMLLCDAESLRDVIAFPKTQKGTDLMTDAPSAVASRQLDELHITLK; translated from the coding sequence ATGGCCGAATTTTTGACTGAGCTCAAACGAACACATAACTGCGGCGCCCTGCGCGCCGGCGACGCCGGCAAACGCGTGGTTCTTTTTGGATGGGTGGCGGCCCGCCGCGATCACGGCGGCTGCGTCTTCATCGACCTGCGCGATCGGGCCGGTATCACCCAGGTGGTGTTCGAGCCCGACGTCGACAGCGCCGCCCACGCTCGCGCCGGCGAGCTCCGCAGTGAGTTCTGCGTCGGCATCGCCGGCATGGTCAACGACCGCGGCGACAAGAAGAACCCCAACCTGCCCACCGGCGCCGTCGAGATCAAAGCCGACGCGCTGACCATCTTCTCGACGTCGGAGACGCCGCCCTTCGAGATCAACGACGGCACGCTGGCCGGCGAATCGGTGCGCCTCAAGCACCGCTATCTGGATCTGCGTCGCCCGGCCCTGCAGAAAAATTTCCTCACTCGATCGACGATCTACCAGACCACCCGACGCACGCTGGCCGAGAACGGTTTCGCCGAGATCGAAACCCCGTTCATGGTCAAGTACACGCCGGGCGGCGCGCGCAACTTTCTGGTGCCGTCGCGCCTGAACGCCGGCCAGTTCTACGCGCTGGCCGAATCGCCGCAGATCTTCAAGCAGCTGTTCATGGTGTCCGGCTTTGATCGATACTTCCAGATCGTCCGCTGCTTCCGCGACGAGGACCTGCGCCTGGATCGCCAGCCCGAATTCACCCAGATCGATCTGGAGATGAGCTTTGTCGTCGAAGAGGACGTGCAGGGCATCATGGAAAAATTGATGGCCGCGCTGTGGAAAGACGTCCTGGGCGTCGACCTCGCCCTGCCCTTCGTCCGCCTCACCCACGCTGAAGCGATCGGCAAGTACGGCTCCGACAAACCCGACCTGCGCTTCGAGATGCCGCTTTTCGACGTGACCGATGCGGTGAAGGCGCACCAGGGCGGCGGCGTGCCGCTGTTGCAGTCGACCATCGCCGTGCCGAGCGCCGTGGTGAAGGGCTGGCGCTTGCCCGCCGTGCAGGCAGGGCAGATGCCGCGGTCGGATCTCGACAAGCTGGAAGAATTCGCCAAGGGCTTCGGCGCGCGCGGCCTGGCCCGGGCCAAGGTGGCCGCCGGCGGCGCCTGGACGCAAAGCCCGATGAAGACCATCAGCGACGGCCTGCGCACGCGGATCAACACCATCGCCGGCGCCGAAGAAGGCGATCTGCTGTTCTTCCAGTTCGGCGGCAAGAAGCTGGTCAACGCCGTGCTCGGTGGATTGCGCCTGCACCTCGCCGCCAAGTTCAACCTCATCCCCGGCGGCCAGTGGCGGTTCTTGTGGGTCACCGAATTCCCGCTGTTCGAAGCGGCTGACGATGGACACCTGGTCGCCTCGCACCACCCGTTCACCTCGCCCGACAGCGCCGACATCGAAAAGCTGGAGACCGATCCCGGTGCCGTGCGCGCCCGCGCCTATGACCTGGTGCTGAACGGCAACGAGATCGCCGGCGGCTCGATTCGTATTCACCGCTCGGATGTGCAGGCGCGGGTGTTCCGCGCCCTGGGGCTGTCCGACGAAGACGCCAAGGCCAAGTTCGGCTTCCTGTTGGAGGCGTTCAAGTACGGTCCGCCCCCGCACGGTGGCATCGCCGCTGGCGTCGATCGGCTGGCCATGCTCCTGTGCGACGCCGAATCGCTGCGCGACGTGATCGCTTTTCCCAAGACCCAAAAGGGAACCGATCTGATGACCGACGCGCCATCGGCGGTGGCCAGCCGCCAACTGGACGAACTGCACATCACCCTCAAGTGA
- a CDS encoding glycerol-3-phosphate dehydrogenase/oxidase — protein MAAGEVDLLVVGGGATGAAAARDAASRGLRVALCEAGDFASQTSSHSSQLIHGGLRYLQYGDLRLVFEGLTERRRLMTIAPHLCRPLEFLFPAYAGESPGLRTLGAGITLYNALALWRPPVGGRRLSAGDVYQASPFLRTAGLAGAQLYVDCQTDDARLVLETILDAEAAGALIASHLPVRRLMRDRTGHARGVIAYDADSDREISIRSRVVINATGPFSDTFDVGRHNLRPTLGVHLVFDGARLPLGGRAMVLRSPRDNRLFFALPAGARSVVGTTDTDWVGRDGAGAAPRLSDPIRARRADVDYLLEAANHAFPAAALTADDVISTYAGLRPLVAVPAHTPSSTSREHELRREADGLISIVGGKLTTMRLMAEEIVDCAVETLRDRGFEGAVGPCVTAERPLPGAGPAAVLEGSELAPEIATHLKQTYGARAGRVLNEAAEAPALRGRIDPELPFIWAEVVHAARHERAREVEDVLRRRISIFRQSRDQGLGVAARAAELMAPFVGWSADRQADSVTAYADAVALTRRWQTD, from the coding sequence ATGGCCGCTGGCGAAGTGGACCTGCTGGTGGTGGGCGGTGGCGCCACCGGCGCGGCGGCGGCGCGCGACGCCGCCTCGCGCGGGCTGCGTGTGGCGCTGTGCGAAGCGGGCGACTTCGCCAGTCAGACCTCCAGCCATTCGTCGCAGCTGATCCACGGAGGACTGCGCTATCTGCAGTATGGCGATCTGCGCCTGGTGTTCGAAGGCCTCACCGAACGCCGCCGCCTGATGACCATCGCGCCCCACCTCTGTCGTCCGCTGGAATTTCTTTTTCCCGCCTACGCCGGCGAGAGTCCCGGCCTGCGCACGCTGGGCGCCGGCATCACCCTTTACAACGCGCTGGCGCTGTGGCGGCCGCCGGTGGGTGGGCGACGGCTCAGCGCCGGCGACGTCTACCAGGCCAGCCCCTTCCTGCGCACCGCCGGTCTCGCCGGCGCCCAGCTTTACGTCGACTGTCAGACCGACGACGCCCGCCTGGTGCTGGAGACCATCCTGGACGCCGAAGCCGCCGGCGCCTTGATCGCCTCGCATCTGCCGGTGCGCCGCTTGATGCGCGATCGCACCGGTCACGCTCGCGGCGTGATCGCTTACGACGCCGACAGCGATCGCGAGATCAGCATTCGCAGCCGGGTGGTCATCAATGCCACCGGACCTTTCTCCGACACTTTCGACGTCGGCCGCCACAACCTGCGGCCGACGCTGGGCGTGCATCTGGTGTTCGACGGCGCTCGGCTGCCGCTTGGTGGGCGGGCGATGGTGCTGCGCTCGCCGCGTGACAATCGGCTGTTCTTCGCCTTGCCGGCGGGCGCGCGCTCGGTGGTGGGCACGACCGACACCGACTGGGTAGGGCGTGATGGCGCGGGCGCGGCGCCTCGCTTGAGCGATCCGATTCGCGCGCGGCGCGCCGACGTCGACTACCTGCTGGAGGCAGCCAACCACGCCTTCCCGGCAGCCGCGCTGACCGCCGACGACGTCATCTCGACCTACGCTGGTCTGCGTCCGCTGGTGGCGGTGCCGGCCCATACGCCGTCGTCAACCTCGCGCGAGCACGAGCTTCGGCGCGAAGCTGACGGCCTCATCTCCATCGTCGGCGGCAAGCTGACCACCATGCGTCTCATGGCCGAGGAGATCGTCGATTGCGCTGTCGAGACCCTGCGCGATCGCGGTTTCGAGGGTGCCGTCGGTCCTTGCGTCACCGCGGAAAGGCCGCTGCCAGGCGCCGGCCCGGCCGCAGTTCTGGAAGGTAGCGAGCTGGCCCCGGAGATCGCCACCCACCTCAAACAAACCTACGGCGCGCGCGCCGGGCGCGTGCTCAACGAAGCCGCCGAGGCGCCGGCGTTGCGTGGTCGCATCGATCCCGAGCTGCCCTTCATCTGGGCCGAGGTGGTGCATGCCGCCCGCCACGAACGCGCCCGCGAGGTCGAAGATGTTCTGCGCCGCCGCATCTCGATCTTCCGGCAGTCGCGCGACCAGGGTCTAGGCGTCGCCGCGCGCGCCGCCGAACTGATGGCGCCCTTCGTGGGCTGGTCGGCCGACCGGCAGGCTGACAGCGTGACCGCCTACGCCGATGCCGTGGCGTTGACCCGTCGCTGGCAAACCGACTGA
- a CDS encoding DUF493 domain-containing protein, with product MNPPDEAEARKRAVDLLEAHHVFPGEFSLSAIALGTDAVTAAILKAASGSPTESLLSDDAHEMVPSSGGKYISHRLRVFVQSAADVLDLFARLRAVEGVVTVL from the coding sequence TTGAACCCACCCGATGAGGCCGAGGCCCGGAAGCGGGCCGTCGATCTTCTGGAAGCACATCACGTTTTTCCCGGCGAGTTCTCCCTGTCGGCGATCGCTCTCGGGACCGACGCGGTCACGGCGGCGATCTTGAAAGCGGCGTCGGGCTCGCCGACAGAGTCGCTGCTGTCTGACGACGCGCACGAGATGGTCCCCTCGTCGGGGGGCAAATACATCAGTCACCGCTTGCGGGTATTTGTTCAGTCGGCCGCCGACGTGCTGGATCTTTTCGCCCGGCTGCGCGCCGTCGAAGGCGTCGTCACCGTCCTGTGA